A single Cyclopterus lumpus isolate fCycLum1 chromosome 1, fCycLum1.pri, whole genome shotgun sequence DNA region contains:
- the ccdc86 gene encoding coiled-coil domain-containing protein 86 has product MSKRQTAMLEENTASGVGLEKKEVQDPPPETRRTRSGRKVRTPAALMDSEAPVRTPSRRTRSSVLQELSIVEKKNTEEAGQKLESLTEEKLDIPVDPESVVVPLSEQAEPHAQAAADTDGGAVNGSADGLLSRPATAETAPKSIAAPKKKKPRLGSSGNQGPVIPLGKPKSGRVWKDRNKQRFSALVRDKPLCSSWEKKMEAKREKDLVKRYTLQLKDDKVKQREDKRKRREDNLKRRAENERKSEIVQVITNTTKIKRMKKKQLRKIEKRDTLALLQKTQKQRVKAKVQKSQKVDPDLT; this is encoded by the exons ATGTCGAAGAGGCAGACAGCCATGCTAGAAGAAAATACTGCTTCTGGAGTGGGACTCGAGAAGAAAGAAGTCCAGGATCCACCGCCGGAGACCAGGCGGACCCGCAGCGGCCGCAAAGTGCGCACTCCTGCAGCACTTATGGACTCCGAAGCCCCAGTGAGGACCCCCAGCCGGAGGACCAGGAGTTCCGTCCTCCAGGAGCTCTCGAttgtagaaaagaaaaacacggaGGAAGCCGGGCAGAAACTCGAGAGTCTGACCGAGGAGAAGCTCGACATCCCGGTCGATCCGGAGTCGGTGGTCGTGCCCTTGTCAGAGCAAGCGGAGCCGCACGCGCAGGCTGCAGCAGATACAGACGGAGGCGCCGTTAACGGCAGCGCAGACGGGCTTCTGTCCCGGCCTGCAACAGCAGAAACTGCGCCCAAGAGTATAGCCGccccaaagaagaagaagcctcgTTTGGGTTCAAGTGGAAACCAAGGTCCGGTCATTCCGCTGGGAAAACCCAAATCCGGCCGCGTGTGGAAGGACCGCAACAAGCAGAG GTTCTCCGCACTGGTAAGAGACAAACCGTTGTGCTCTTCTTGGGAAAAGAAGATGGAGGCCAAACGGGAGAAGGACCTGGTGAAACGGTATACCTTGCAGCTTAAAGACGACAAAGTCAAACAGAGAGAG GataagaggaaaaggagagaggacaacTTGAAACGTCGCGCAGAGAACGAACGCAAGTCAGAGATTGTGCAAGTG atcacaaacacaacaaagatcaagaggatgaagaagaaacaGCTCAGGAAAATTGAGAAGAGAGACACGCTGGCTCTGCTGCAGAAGACTCAGAAGCAGCGTGTAAAAGCCAAAGTGCAAAAAAGTCAGAAGGTTGATCCAGATTTGACCTAA